CTCCAGAAATACAGTCCTTTCAATCCCACGAGATATCTTTGGCTGCAGGGTTCGGGCGCTCAACTTTCTAGTCAACGGAATAGTTCTGAATTGGGTTCTGGATTGCTAAGTCGCTGGTTGTATTCTCATTATCATGGTGGGGTACATGACGAGAAATCGGTTGCTCATCATACCGTCAACTTGTTAACTTCAACAATAAAAGTTGATGCTGACCAATCAGATTTAAGATTCTGCTTCCGAATAATTTCCCCAACAAAGAACTACACACTACAGGTCTGGTTTTACAGTTTTATACTTCTCAAGTTTGCTATTGTTTCGACATTCATGAATTGTTCCGTTTGCTTGTCAGGCAGAGAGTGCCCTGGATCAAATGGATTGGATTGAGAAAATCACGGGGGTGATAGCCTCATTGTTGAGTTCCCAGACTCCCGATAGGGTAACATTTCCGAGTTGTTATACACTAATCATCTGTGATCGGAATATTTTCATTACTGAACGTTTCCTATCGTTGTTCAGTGTTTACCCGTTAGTCCGATGGGAAGCGGTCATCATCGGTCCACCAGCGAGAGTAGTTCATTTGAAAGCGCTGACTTTGATCATGGAGCAATCGAAGAGTACACTTCAGAGAGGTTTAACTCGTTACAGATAGACCGTCATGTGAGAAACACACAACAGCAAAGAACCGGTCTTAAAACTGAGAAGCCAATTGATGTACTGCGGAAAGTCTGTGGTAACGACAAATGTGCTGATTGTGGTGCTTCTGAACCAGATTGGGCATCATTGAATCTAGGTGTTCTTGTTTGCATCGAATGCTCTGGTGTTCATCGTAATCTCGGTGTGCACATATCTAAGGTATAGGTAGCATTATTACTAGGCCTTACCTTTGTCTTACATAATCTCTCGAAACCAAACACATTTTGCTCTATATTATAGTTAATGTGCAAGTCGATTCTTGCTCCTCCTTGCAGGTGAGGTCACTAACTCTCGATGTTAAGGTCTGGGAGCCGTCAGTTTTAAATCTATTTCAGTCTCTCGGAAACACCTTCGCCAATTCAGTATGGGAGGAATTACTGCAGTCGCAGGGTGTCTTCCAAGTCGATCTTGGCTCCAGGGGGTAAAGCTTGCTTTGATGAGCTGCTGTTTGTGTAAATTCTCTGTATCTCGTCGCTTATATTTTGGTTTCTTATGAAGGTTGTACCAGGCTAATAAGCCACAAATGCTTTACTTCAGCAAGCCCAGTCCCACGGATTCAATTTCTACGAAGGAGAAATTCATTCATGCCAAGGTAGTTTTCTCATCATCCTCGTATTCTTGTTATACTGTATCTCGTCTTATATGTATGCTGTTTCCGTTTGAACAGTATGCGGATAAGATTTTTGTTCGGAAGTCCAAGGACCACCAGCCTCTAGTACAGCAGATCTGGGATGCTGTCCGTGCCAACGACAAGAAGGCTGTATATGGGCTCATTGTTCACTCAGAATTAGACATAAATGCTATTTACGGGCAAGGAGCTAGTAGCTCGTCTCTTACCCTTGCCAGAGTAATGCTGTTGCAAGAGCAGACCGGCCATGATGATCCCTACTCCGATTGCTTGGAAGCTGAGGTGTTGCACGATACGTTTCCAACCTCCACAAACCCCCCATGCATGAGCGAGGACAGTCACGCTGGGGATCTCGATGGATGCTCCTTGCTTCACCTCGCTTGCGAGACTGCGGATATAGGAATGATAGAGCTTCTCTTGCAATACGGCGCAAGCATAAACGCTACCGATTCTAGGTCACACACGCCCCTTCATCGGTGTATCATCAAAGGCAAAGTCGCATTAGCAAAGCTTCTCCTAACAAGGTAACGAGTCGGTGAATAGTCTCATATGCTAACGAGGCACGCTGCATCGCCACATTTAAATTCTAATTGTGATTAATTACTTCAGAGGGGCTGATCCGCGAGCCGTTGATGACCAAGGAAGATCCGCACTTCAGCTTGCCGTAGAAACTAGTTTTGACGACAATGAGGTCCTTGCGATACTGTCGGAATCACATGGATGACGAGCTCAATCAACGAAAGAAGCAAGAAATGCATCGTTTTTAGCGAGGAAGACGGTTCCTGGGGCGTTGGGAGCAAGTCTACTGTAATTATGTATGATCGCTTGCTCTCGGAAGGAGAATGCCGTTCATGAATCCCAGGCTTCTGCAGAGGTAGCATATATGCTTCTACATTGACGATCTTGAGGTTAATTTAGCCATTATGATTAATGGTGATGAGAAAAAGATTTAGGTGTAATGAAATTGGTgtattataagtataatgtTTGTTgagttattatttatttttaatggcgTGTTGTTGTTGTACATGGTATAGTTAGgattttgatgttgttttgtttttgttttgtttttgagtTGTGTATACATTGCCAAGAATTTGGATAGGAGTTCTCTTCTAAATTAATGTTGTTTTTAGGTGGTGCATGTATGGTCTCCCCTTTttgcaatatttatttagtttaattagttatgGGGGCTGGCTGCATCATAATTTCCTTGTTTTCATGTGATTGAGAAGTGTAGGAATAAATTCCAGAAAAACagatgaaaaatagaaatagtttATAGGTGTGCAAATAGTTATTTTGGGGAAAATAATAAGGTTTTCAAAACTTAATTTAAAGTCAAAAATTACATGTGACCAATTTAATCTAGAGGTTCTGGAATCAGCGGTCACGGTTCGGAACCGCAGGTTCTGGTTTTGGAAATTGTAGAACTGGAACCGAACTGCAAGATTGtttcgcggttccggttctgGTTCCGAAGCGGTGATTTTTTGGCGGTTTTTTACTGTTTCAAACTGTCGGTTTTCGCCGAttttttgcggttccggcTCGGTTTCACGATTTTTAGGCAgttttttgcggttccggTTTGGTATTGTTCTTAACCGGTGGTTCCGGCACGGTTTTGGTTcggaaaattttgaaactgaACTAAACCACGGTTCTAAAATCGCCGGTTTCAGTTCCGAGTAAATTTTTACGGTTTTGCGATTAATGGTACGGATATGCTGGCTCTAAAAATGTTTAGGAACATGATAcgttattaatttgattaaatcgAATGAtaatatttagtttaattgtCCATTAatttaagagtgaactacataaatggtacctgatctttcactttcgcacgtaaatggtacctgatctttattttatatcgtttttggtacctataaatcacatttttggtacctgatgcaattttcttcccaaaatgccctttaaacaaatatattttcccattTATATCATAGAGGATATTTTGGGcatccataaaattagtaccaaaagtgatattataatatcttctttcattctcctaattctttttactattattattaatcaatattaatattattattttgatgttataaattaataattaattcatttttaatagcattcaaatatattaaaatataattatagttataattatatttaattattattataataataatattattataatactaaaaactaatagtaattaataaataattatagtataattatatagattatgaatcacataatatatgtaataattattattattattattattattattattattattactattattattattaactaatcaatatagccttaataaaaatttaacattgtgaactgtaatgatataaaagttgaatattattagttagg
The genomic region above belongs to Salvia hispanica cultivar TCC Black 2014 chromosome 3, UniMelb_Shisp_WGS_1.0, whole genome shotgun sequence and contains:
- the LOC125216252 gene encoding ADP-ribosylation factor GTPase-activating protein AGD3, which translates into the protein MHFAKLDDSPMFRKQIQTLEEGADSLGERCLKFCKGCRRYTEGLGEGYDGDIAFASALETFGGGHNDPISVAFGGPVMTKFTIALREIGTYKEVLRSQVEHLLNDRLLQFVNLDLHDVKEARKRFDKASLLYDQAREKFLSLRKGTRSDVATVLEEELHHARSTFEQARFNLVTALSNVEAKKRFEFLEAVSETMASHLRYFKQGYELLHQMEPYINQVSTYAKQSKERSNYEQAALNERMQEYKRQIDRESRWSSNGSKGSPKGDGIQAIGRSSHKMIEAVMQSAARGKVQTIRQGYLSKRSSNLRGDWKRRFFVLDSRGMLYYYRKRSSKPSGSGAQLSSQRNSSELGSGLLSRWLYSHYHGGVHDEKSVAHHTVNLLTSTIKVDADQSDLRFCFRIISPTKNYTLQAESALDQMDWIEKITGVIASLLSSQTPDRCLPVSPMGSGHHRSTSESSSFESADFDHGAIEEYTSERFNSLQIDRHVRNTQQQRTGLKTEKPIDVLRKVCGNDKCADCGASEPDWASLNLGVLVCIECSGVHRNLGVHISKVRSLTLDVKVWEPSVLNLFQSLGNTFANSVWEELLQSQGVFQVDLGSRGLYQANKPQMLYFSKPSPTDSISTKEKFIHAKYADKIFVRKSKDHQPLVQQIWDAVRANDKKAVYGLIVHSELDINAIYGQGASSSSLTLARVMLLQEQTGHDDPYSDCLEAEVLHDTFPTSTNPPCMSEDSHAGDLDGCSLLHLACETADIGMIELLLQYGASINATDSRSHTPLHRCIIKGKVALAKLLLTRGADPRAVDDQGRSALQLAVETSFDDNEVLAILSESHG